Part of the Deltaproteobacteria bacterium CG2_30_66_27 genome, ACTGTCGGCGGAAATTTCCGGGAGGTCGAGCGTCCTCGGCGAGGTCACCGTGGTGGTGGGCGGCGCGCCGAAGACGGTGGAGCTATCGGTGGAAGAGATCGTCCGGGCCGCGGTCGAGGACGCCTCGGGATCGTCCCGGGACCTCGCGAGGGAGATCGCCGAGCGGACCGGGCTGTCGCGGAAGGAAGTCTACGAGGAGATCCTGCGGCAGAGGAAATGAGAAAGGGCGGCCGCTGGCCGCCCTGTCGTGAGGTCAGACCGAAACGAGCAGCGAGTCGCCGACGTGCGTGACCATCCCGTGGAACTTCTCCTTCGCCTTCTTGAACCCCGGGTCGGAGAGGATCTTCTCGAGGGTGGCCAGCGAGTCGAGGTCGACCTGGACCACGCGCTGCGGCGAGGAACCCCCCAGCATGCTCTTGTAGCGGCGAACGGCCTTCACGCCCCTGTACTTCGACCACATGTTCTTCCCGGCGCCCTTGACGTACTTCTCATACCCGGCGGCCTTGCCTGGGAGGATGTCGAACCGGTACTCGAAAGTGATCATCGCGCTGCCTCCTTTGCAATGTTTCATCCTGTCCCGTAACGTATCAAACGGGGCCGGCACCGTCAATCGACGCGCAGGACGATCTTGCCGAACTGCCGCTTCTCCTCCAGGCGCCGGAGGGCCTCCCCGGCCGAAGGCAGCGGAAAGACCGTGTCGATCACCGGTTTCACCTTTCCGTCCCGGAAGAGCTTCAGCATTCCGGCGAATTCCGCGTGGGTTCCCATGGTGGACCCGTACACCGTCAACTGGTTCCAGAAGATCCGCCCGAGGTCGGTCTGCGGATCGGGCCCGGTGGTGGCGCCGCAGGTGAGGAGCCGCCCCCCCTTGGCCGCGGACGCGATCGACTGCTTCCACGTGGCCTTGCCCACCGAGTCGAGGACGACGTCGACCCCGCGCTTTCCCGTGAGCTTGCGGATCTCCCTGGAGAAGTCCGTCCTGCCGTGGTCGATCCCGGCATCCGCGCCGAGCGCCTTCGCGCGGTCGAGCTTCTCCGGGGATCCCGAGGTTACGAAGACGGCGAGGCCGAGGAGCTTCGCGATCTGCAGCGCGGCCACCGCGACCCCTCCGCCGATCCCGACGATCAGGAGCGACTCGCCGGGTTTCACCCGCGCCTTCGTGACGAGCATCCTCCACGCGGTGAGGAAGGTGAGCGGGAACGCCGCCGACTCCTCCCAGGAAAGGCCCGCCGGCTTCGGGTAGGCGTTCACCGCGGGGGCGACGACAAGGCCCGCGAACGTCCCGGCGATATGCTCCCCGAGGAGGTGGAAGGCGACGCAAAGGGAGTGCTCCCCCGCAAGACAGAACTCGCACTCCCCGCAATGGATCCCGGGGTTCAGCACGACTTCGTCGTCGGGCTTCACCCGGGTGACCCCGGGGCCCACCGACTCGATCACGCCGGCCCCATCCGACCCCATCACGTGGGGGAGCGCCACCGGGATGCCGGGGATGCCGTTGCGGACGAAGATGTCGAGGTGATTGAGCGCGGCCGCCTTGACCCTCACGCGGACCTGCCCCGGCCCGGCGACCGGTTCCGGAAGGTCACCGAACTCTACGCGGTCCGGCCCGCCGTGCTCGCGGAAAAATGCGGCTTTCATGGGACGCCTCCTTGTCGGAAAGGAACGGATTATGGGGGGGAATGCCGACGCAGATTCCGGTACAGGATCTCGGACGGGATCTCCGTGGCGTCGATCATCGTCCCCTGCTTCTTCTTGACCGAGAGGAGTCGGACGAGATCCCGCAACTCCCGGACGTTCCCCGGCCAGTCGTACGTTTCGAGAGCGGAGAGCGCGGAGGAAGTGAATCCGCGGAGCGGTTTTTTCCGCTCCCGGTTCGCCTCCTGCAGGAAATGGTGCAGCAGCAGCGGCACGTCCTCGAGGTGCTCCCGCAACGCGGGAATGCGTACGATCCCCGGCTCCAGCGCCTTGAGCAGCGCCGGTGGAACGGTCTCGTTCCGGGCCAGCTCCTCCATGGGAACCGTGCTGGAAGCGATGACCCGGATATCCAGCACGATCGGTTCCATTCCACCGCCCGGCACCATCGTCTTGTCGGCGAGGAACCGGTCCATCCGCTCGAGGACCTCCCGTCCCGCCTCGGCGAAGTCGGCGAGGTAGAGCGTGCCGTGGTTCGCGAGTTCCATCTTTCCCGAATGGGGGACGGATGTCCGGTCCTCGACGGCGCAACGCGTCCCGAACAACTCCGCGATGAGCTCTTCTTCCGGAACGCCCGCGCAGTGGACCGGGACGCACAGCTCCGCGGACCGCCGGCTTTGGAAATGTACGATCCGGGCGAAGAAGCCGCGCCCGGCGCCGCGCTCCCCGGCGAGCAGGACCGGGCCGTCCACACCCGCGATCCCCTGGAGGGTGGCGATCAGCCGCAGGATGGGTTCGCTGTCCCCGACGACGGACTGGACATGGTGGGCGGCACGGATTTCCGATTTCAGGAACTGGTTTTCCCGCTGCAGCTGCCGTTGGGAGTACGCCTTCTCGACGAGATTCACCACCTCCTCGGGCTTCAGCGGTTTCATGATGTAGTGGAAGGCGCCGTTGCGCATCGCCTCGATGGCGGTTTCCGCGGTGGCGTACCCCGTCATGAGGATCACCTCGACGTCGGGGTGGATCTCCTTGGCGGCCCGCAGCAGGTCGATGCCGCTGTCCCCGGGCATGACGAGGTCGGTGAGGATCACGTCGAACCGGGTCCGGTCCAGCTGGTCGATCCCGTCCGTTCCGGATCGCGCCTCGGTGACGTCCCATCCCTTCTCCCGGAGGATCGTGGAGAGGAGGGAGACGATCATCGGCTCGTCGTCGACGACCAGGACCCGCTTCAGGGGATTCCGGGTCATGTCACGGTTTCCTCCTGCGGACCGCCCAGAGGATGGCGGCCCCCCCCGCGACAAGGATGACGACCAGGGACGCCACCTCGAGGTCCCGGTAGCGCGACCGGCTCATCTTCTCCGNNNNNNNNNNATCCTCGTACGTCCCCGCCTTGCCGTCGTCCGTCGCGGCGGAAGGTGGCGGGGAAAAGAGCAGGAAAAGGAGGAGGAAGAGGGCGGGAAGGAGAGCGGGCAGAGCCCTTCCCGCCCCCGAACGGGTGGGGATCCGACGCTGGCCGTGCGGGCGCGAATGCTCCATCGATTGGTTTATACCACGTTCCTTAAAAGTTGCATAGAGTCAAGTATTTAGGGCGCTAGCGGGTTGGAGGGTGCGGCAGACATTGGCAGACCTGCCGCACCTTCCGCACCCCTGGCGCACCCGGAAAGGAAGGCCATGTCTCACCCCGTCGAGCGACACGAACCTCGGATCCGAACCGGATGCCGCGGCCTCGGTGGAGGGGGACCTGTACGCGCAGGAGGGGGGGGTAGGGCCCCACGCCGATCTTGATGGGTATTAAATAAGACCTCTCATTGGGCGCGCGCAATTTTTTTAAATTCCTCCTTCGAGTTGCGATTGGAGGGGAATAGCTTCATCCCCGTCAGGAGTACAATGGCGCATGAGCATGTCGGGTCTGTCCACACAGGACGGGAAGTGCGACACGGACTGTCGCACCGGCGGGAGGACGCCAGATGGTGGAAGGAGGCACACCATGTTGAAACAGGTAGATGGTGTATTCAATTAGGTACAACCACGGAAACTCGGTTTTCGTAAAAGAAACTTGATAGTAAAAGGGTTTTCAGTGAAGAAACTGGCTGAGTTCATGGGCGAAAGTGCTACAACAACCGCTATGCGGGTCAGGAAGGAAATGATGGTACAAGCCCAGCCAAGTCAGATATCGGGCCTCTTGTCTCCCTCACGGCCCGAAAATCCAACACTTGCAACACTTGCAATCAGCATTATGTCAAATACCCTACTCCCGACCATCCTCGAACCCTCCAGCGCCATCCCGGCACAACCGGTGGTATTTAGCCCACCCGGACTTGAGTCCGGCGAGGTTGTCGCAGTTATTTTTGAGAGGTATAGGATCCTGATGTAGCACGGTTTCCGGGGATAGCCGAACGCTTAGCGGCGGGAGGCGACAAGCGGGGTTCCTGCCCCCGCTTCCCCGGATCACTCGCAGGGACCACCGGCAGGAGGTGGCAAGATGCTCCGAAGGAACGAACCACCAAGAAACCGATCACCAAGAAGAAACGACCCACCTCAAAGCATGGCGGGCGTGGCGCGACGCAGGGTACTCCGGACGGGCAAGTAATAAAATCCATCCATTTAGACGACGAAGACAAAGACTTTTTGGCGAGTCACCCTGAGGCGCGTGAACTGTTCCGCAAGATTTTTTCTCGTCCACTCGGTTTCGCGCTGAGTATCGGGGATGAAGAGGAATCCCTTACCTTCACATCGCATCACCGGTTGGCATCCAAGCGACTGACCCCCGGTTCGCTTCGGAATCACTTGGATGGACTCGGCGTCAGTCAGGACCTCATCAAGACAGCGGTCGAAATATACGAGGAACGATCAAAGAAACCGCTCCCAAAACTCGATGAGCTCCAGTTCGATAAATGGTTCCGGAGTCTGCCCCGAGATATTGCCGGTGAGAAGCTCAAGGCGATCCTCGCGTCAACACCTGAAAGTTTTGCTAAGTGGGATCGACGATTCAAACAGCCTGATCGATCATGGGAGCTCCCAGGCGAGGCGGTCATCGACATTACGAATATTCTGCTCTTGAAAGTTTTGGACCAAGCAGAAAAAAGATCTACAACCTCCCGACGATATTATCGGTGGAAGAAAAAGGACCGCATCCCGTACAGTGTCACGGTGAAAACCTTCACCTTCGGGTGGAATATTTCTTCTGAACCCTGACAAAAACCTCCTCGTTTCACCCTATTCTGTCAGTGTAAGTATCCGAATCTAAAGGGAAATATCCTTGACAGGGGATTTCGCCTAATGTATCCTGTGCCTGCCTGATAACTCCGGAGGTGCTGGATGGGAAATCTGCTCACGGCGAACGAAGTGGCCCGTCGGCTCGCCGTCGTTCCTCTGACCG contains:
- a CDS encoding alcohol dehydrogenase, encoding MKAAFFREHGGPDRVEFGDLPEPVAGPGQVRVRVKAAALNHLDIFVRNGIPGIPVALPHVMGSDGAGVIESVGPGVTRVKPDDEVVLNPGIHCGECEFCLAGEHSLCVAFHLLGEHIAGTFAGLVVAPAVNAYPKPAGLSWEESAAFPLTFLTAWRMLVTKARVKPGESLLIVGIGGGVAVAALQIAKLLGLAVFVTSGSPEKLDRAKALGADAGIDHGRTDFSREIRKLTGKRGVDVVLDSVGKATWKQSIASAAKGGRLLTCGATTGPDPQTDLGRIFWNQLTVYGSTMGTHAEFAGMLKLFRDGKVKPVIDTVFPLPSAGEALRRLEEKRQFGKIVLRVD